A stretch of the Lactuca sativa cultivar Salinas chromosome 9, Lsat_Salinas_v11, whole genome shotgun sequence genome encodes the following:
- the LOC111895563 gene encoding uncharacterized protein LOC111895563, whose product MDAMPPSLFGSPKPIEIMDWISEMEMGEALRMSWEALLEQLKMQYCSEVDLIDLNNEFQNLKKGNMSIDEYVTAFTAKMKLLPYLVPNKLFEIEKFADGLPIDFGLTVKMATTLKASVRVAKNVETQLREKGLERTEVGEKINFDGSSMSNKKSRFLKSSSKNFGGRKEAKWCENCKKKHYGKCGEDLTCYKCGRIGRYANECTSNKNVCYGCNEEGYIAKDCPKKNEVSKTNVFPRPKERVIQMTREVAREEVDVASGTFLVNDLPANILFDYGAN is encoded by the exons ATGGATGCCATGCCACCAAGTCTATTTGGAAGTCCAAAGCCAatagagattatggattggatctccgagatggagatg GGAGAAGCCTTGAGGATGTCTTGGGAAGCATTGCTGGAgcagttgaagatgcaatactgctcggAGGTGGATCTCATAGAcctcaacaacgagtttcagaacctgaagaaggGGAATATGAGCATTGATGAGTATGTCACCGCATTCACTGCAAAAATGAAGCTGTTACCCTACTTGGTGCCTAATAAACTCTTTGAGATAGAGAAGTTTGCTGATGGATTGCCAATAGACTTTGGTCTAACGGTAAAGATGGCAACCACTTTGAAGGCATCCGTCAGAGTAgccaagaatgtggagacccaactTCGGGAGAAGGGTCTAGAGAGAACGGAGGTTGGAGAGAAAATTAATTTTGATGGATCTTCAATGTCCAACAAGAAGAGCAGATTTTTGAAATCTAGTTCCAAAAATTTTGGAGGTAGAAAAGAAGCAAAATGGTGCGAGaattgcaagaagaagcactatgGGAAATGTGGAGAGGATTTGacctgttacaagtgtgggaggattgGTCGCTACGCCAATGAGTGTACATCCAACAAAAACGTGTGTTACGGATGTAATGAAGAAGGGTATATCGCAAaggactgcccaaagaagaaCGAAGTTTCAAAGACCAATGTGTTTCCTAGGCCAAAGGAGAGAGTTATCCAGATGACACGGGAAGTAGCAAGGGAGGAAGtagatgttgcttcaggtacctttcttgtaaatgattTACCTGCAAATATACTTTTTGATTATGGAGCTAATTAA